In Oryza sativa Japonica Group chromosome 3, ASM3414082v1, one DNA window encodes the following:
- the LOC4332896 gene encoding uncharacterized protein isoform X1, whose protein sequence is MKYRKGGNAPATEPDDDATTKGGHDVPPSIKVDIGEYHGGGIGNGDGGSASLFEPRPEETPVSRRNDRGGGGGGREPPEKRLTLFALRLAVLEKAASGLGKLDFVWATVVLLGGFASALSTTDFWCVTVILVGSGARVFGRSHELEWQHRSTLTSSTAGGALRSTSRRLLRSLGHSPAANPTDDGGARGSATETQFQHQIVARTKQRVWHVPDVSLLPYTGRLFVSKNIGRLFSWLQVLSALACVALSVMRLWRHDFGGDQPNKRPALLLFYTLALIEALIFLLEQAYWVWMFSRQNLIKTVSDDCKLGEYYGPDSLKRFFFDAYSRCITGSIFDGTKMDLVTFAEELILSEFLGNQLIGVRILQQFTTEGSSANAGESNLNTLRNVGTNARSIERLVEMINWKSPGEEEVRRCAAEVLSKLADKSRNALRVSGIPGAIESVMSLLYTDESAPDSAAPHDVSPAARSYDHQQFKLLGLLILKRIARDHDNCGKIGNTRGLLSKIIELTDASPELLHNTRAPESPVRIVRRALKVVKILVSATSSTGKMLRQEVADNVFTVSNLRGVLQHGQQHTALQKLATEILSHLAMDAKGKQVIVGTGGVVKLLLSIFVNGEKELGAEAGEALAMLALESQASCAAILKQDDVLDHLMSALEGDGGPRRLNAARVLRNLCAYAGEKHRRRLSTVTKAMPTVLKATMTGSERTLEVFVGLTVQICKFIDGVRFAGELCGAGIDERSYVERLASILREHRYPDITVPRMRRFVVQQAIWLMTSSSAAAASAAAGADYVSLLREAGMERLLESIADTTSELECYHAFSGSVGISKHRESFSAAVDAALELLGGDGARAEA, encoded by the exons ATGAAGTACAGGAAGGGGGGCAACGCCCCCGCCACCGagcccgacgacgacgccacgaCGAAAGGAGGTCACGACGTGCCGCCGAGCATCAAGGTGGACATCGGTGAGTACCATGGAGGAGGTATCGGGAACGGGGACGGTGGCTCGGCCTCGCTCTTCGAGCCGCGGCCGGAGGAGACACCGGTGAGCCGGAGGAacgatcgcggcggcggcggcggcgggcgcgagcCGCCGGAGAAGCGGCTCACGCTGTTCGCTCTCCGCCTCGCCGTGCTCGAGAAGGCGGCGAGCGGGCTCGGGAAGCTAGACTTCGTGTGGGCGACGGTGGTGCTCCTCGGCGGCTTCGCGAGCGCGCTCAGCACCACCGACTTCTGGTGCGTCACCGTCATCCTCGTTGGCTCCGGGGCGCGCGTCTTCGGCCGCAGCCACGAGCTGGAGTGGCAGCACCGCTCTACGctcacctcctccaccgccggtgGCGCGCTGCGCTCCACCTCCCGCCGCTTGCTCCGCAGCCTCGGGCACTCTCCCGCCGCCAAcccgaccgacgacggcggcgcccgtGGCAGTGCGACCGAGACGCAGTTCCAGCACCAGATCGTCGCTCGCACGAAGCAGCGCGTTTGGCACGTGCCCGACGTGTCGCTACTCCCCTACACCGGCAGGTTGTTCGTCTCCAAGAACATCGGGAGGCTCTTCAGCTGGCTGCAGGTGCTCTCCGCCTTGGCCTGCGTCGCGCTCTCGGTGATGCGCCTATGGCGgcacgacttcggcggcgaccAGCCCAACAAGCGGCCGGCGCTACTGCTGTTCTACACGTTGGCGTTGATCGAGGCGCTCATCTTCCTGCTCGAGCAGGCGTACTGGGTATGGATGTTCTCCCGGCAGAATCTGATCAAGACGGTGAGCGACGACTGCAAGCTCGGAGAGTACTACGGCCCCGACTCGCTCAAGCGCTTCTTCTTCGACGCCTACTCCCGCTGCATCACGGGGAGCATCTTCGACGGCACCAAGATGGACCTCGTCACCTTCGCCGAGGAGCTCATCCTGTCAGAGTTCCTCGGCAATCAGCTCATCGGCGTGCGCATCCTGCAGCAGTTCACCACCGAGGGCTCATCGGCCAACGCCGGGGAATCCAATCTCAACACGCTGCGCAACGTTGGCACGAACGCTCGCTCCATCGAGCGGCTCGTGGAGATGATCAACTGGAAGAGccccggggaggaggaggtgcgccGGTGCGCGGCCGAGGTGTTGTCCAAGCTCGCCGACAAGAGCCGGAACGCGCTCCGCGTGTCCGGCATCCCTGGCGCCATCGAGTCCGTCATGTCCCTGCTCTACACCGACGAGAGCGCGCCGGACTCCGCGGCGCCACACGacgtctcgccggcggcgcggagctaCGATCACCAGCAGTTCAAACTGCTCGGCCTGCTCATCCTCAAGAGGATCGCCAGGGACCACGACAACTGCGGCAAGATTGGGAACACCCGCGGCCTCCTCTCCAAGATCATCGAGCTCACGGACGCGTCGCCGGAGCTGCTCCACAACACGCGGGCGCCGGAGTCGCCGGTTCGCATCGTGAGGCGCGCGCTCAAGGTCGTCAAGATTCTGGTGTCCGCGACGAGCAGCACCGGCAAGATGCTCCGGCAGGAAGTCGCCGATAACGTGTTCACGGTGAGCAACCTGCGCGGCGTCCTGCAGCACGGGCAGCAGCACACGGCTCTGCAGAAGCTGGCCACGGAAATACTGTCGCACCTGGCCATGGACGCCAAGGGCAAGCAGGTGATCGTGGGCACCGGTGGGGTGGTCAAGCTGCTGCTGTCGATATTCGTCAACGGCGAGAAGGAGCTcggcgcggaggccggcgaggcgCTGGCGATGCTGGCGCTGGAGAGCCAGGCGAGCTGCGCGGCGATCCTCAAACAGGATGACGTGCTCGACCACCTCATGTCGGCgctggagggcgacggcgggccgCGTCGCCTGAACGCGGCGAGGGTGCTGCGCAACCTGTGCGCGTACGCCGGCGAGAAGCATCGGCGGCGCCTCTCCACGGTGACCAAAGCGATGCCTACG GTACTGAAGGCCACCATGACGGGGAGCGAGAGGACCCTCGAGGTGTTCGTCGGCCTGACGGTGCAGATCTGCAAGTTCATCGACGGCGTTcggttcgccggcgagctgtgCGGCGCCGGCATCGACGAGAGAAGCTACGTGGAGCGGCTGGCGAGCATCCTGCGGGAGCACCGGTACCCGGACATCACGGTGCCCCGGATGCGGCGGTTCGTGGTGCAGCAGGCCATCTGGCTCATGacctcgtcctccgccgccgccgcctccgccgccgctggcgcagACTACGTATCGCTTCTCCGGGAGGCCGGGATGGAGCGGCTGCTGGAGTCCATCGCCGACACCACGTCGGAGCTGGAGTGCTACCACGCGTTCTCCGGCAGCGTGGGCATCAGCAAGCACCGGGAGAgcttctccgccgccgtggacgccgcactcgagctgctcggcggcgatggagctCGAGCTGAGGCCTGA
- the LOC9267940 gene encoding uncharacterized protein, whose amino-acid sequence MEAAGGAGGASGGGGESQPPKTLVDWALEILGTADPDEKARLGDLAATEWLRGAIPLPYDPSRPARPPPDRPARSAAVRLLPPSRAPKLGKGGSAQSRLALLHSLAHTESWAVDLSWDIVARFGAPLRMPREFFDDFARVAQDEGRHFAVLSARLRELGSHYGALPAHDGLWDSATRTSHSLLARLAVEHCVHEARGLDVLPTTISRFRAGGDEQTAKLLEDVIYPEEITHCAAGVRWFRYLCLRSRNGDPTASSIPQAITQCSELPRDGTGDIHKVEEVEGDGPKAELAQASNGDDKTVQQVEDELAKCKLVDIGDDVEAAVIRTFHSVVREYFRGPLKPPFNTEARKAAGFEPAWYEPLAVKEVEGQAVE is encoded by the exons ATGGAAGCCGCCGGTGGCGCAGGcggagcaagcggcggcggcggagagtcGCAGCCGCCGAAGACGCTGGTGGACTGGGCGCTGGAGATCCTCGGCACGGCCGACCCCGACGAGAAGGCCCGCCTGGGGGACCTCGCCGCCACGGAGTGGCTGCGCGGCGCCATCCCGCTCCCCTACGACCCGTCCCGCCCCGCGCGGCCCCCTCCCGACCGCCCcgcccggagcgccgccgtgcgGCTGCTCCCGCCGTCGCGGGCGCCCAAGCTGGGGAAGGGCGGCAGCGCGCAGAGCCGGCTGGCGCTGCTGCACTCCCTGGCGCACACCGAGAGCTGGGCCGTCGACCTCTCCTGGGACATCGTCGCCCGCTTCGGCGCGCCGCTGCGCATGCCGCGGGAGTTCTTCGACGACTTCGCCCGCGTCGCCCAGGACGAGGGCCGCCACTTCGCGGTGCTCTCCGCGCGGCTGCGCGAGCTGGGCTCGCACTACGGCGCGCTCCCCGCGCACGACGGGCTCTGGGACTCGGCGACGCGCACCTCGCACTCCCTCCTCGCGCGCCTCGCCGTCGAGCACTGCGTCCACGAG GCTAGGGGATTAGATGTTCTACCTACCACCATATCAAGATTCCGCGCAGGTGGGGATGAACAAACAGCCAAATTACTAGAAGATGTTATTTATCCTGAGGAGATAACACACTGCGCGGCTGGTGTTAGATGGTTCAGATACTTGTGCCTCCGGTCCCGCAATGGTGATCCAACTGCAAGTTCAATTCCGCAGGCTATAACCCAATGCTCTGAACTCCCACGAGATGGTACCGGTGACATCCACAAGGTCGAAGAGGTGGAAGGTGATGGACCGAAAGCCGAGTTAGCACAAGCCTCCAATGGCGATGACAAGACAGTCCAACAGGTGGAGGATGAACTGGCAAAATGCAAACTAGTCGACATTGGAGATGATGTTGAAGCAGCGGTCATTCGGACTTTCCACAGTGTTGTTAGAGAGTATTTCCGGGGACCCCTGAAGCCTCCCTTCAATACGGAGGCGAGGAAAGCCGCTGGCTTCGAGCCTGCCTGGTATGAACCCTTGGCAGTGAAGGAGGTAGAGGGACAAGCAGTTGAGTGA
- the LOC4332896 gene encoding uncharacterized protein isoform X2: protein MKYRKGGNAPATEPDDDATTKGGHDVPPSIKVDIGEYHGGGIGNGDGGSASLFEPRPEETPVSRRNDRGGGGGGREPPEKRLTLFALRLAVLEKAASGLGKLDFVWATVVLLGGFASALSTTDFWCVTVILVGSGARVFGRSHELEWQHRSTLTSSTAGGALRSTSRRLLRSLGHSPAANPTDDGGARGSATETQFQHQIVARTKQRVWHVPDVSLLPYTGRLFVSKNIGRLFSWLQVLSALACVALSVMRLWRHDFGGDQPNKRPALLLFYTLALIEALIFLLEQAYWVWMFSRQNLIKTVSDDCKLGEYYGPDSLKRFFFDAYSRCITGSIFDGTKMDLVTFAEELILSEFLGNQLIGVRILQQFTTEGSSANAGESNLNTLRNVGTNARSIERLVEMINWKSPGEEEVRRCAAEVLSKLADKSRNALRVSGIPGAIESVMSLLYTDESAPDSAAPHDVSPAARSYDHQQFKLLGLLILKRIARDHDNCGKIGNTRGLLSKIIELTDASPELLHNTRAPESPVRIVRRALKVVKILVSATSSTGKMLRQEVADNVFTVSNLRGVLQHGQQHTALQKLATEILSHLAMDAKGKQVIVGTGGVVKLLLSIFVNGEKELGAEAGEALAMLALESQASCAAILKQDDVLDHLMSALEGDGGPRRLNAARVLRNLCAYAGEKHRRRLSTVTKAMPTATMTGSERTLEVFVGLTVQICKFIDGVRFAGELCGAGIDERSYVERLASILREHRYPDITVPRMRRFVVQQAIWLMTSSSAAAASAAAGADYVSLLREAGMERLLESIADTTSELECYHAFSGSVGISKHRESFSAAVDAALELLGGDGARAEA from the exons ATGAAGTACAGGAAGGGGGGCAACGCCCCCGCCACCGagcccgacgacgacgccacgaCGAAAGGAGGTCACGACGTGCCGCCGAGCATCAAGGTGGACATCGGTGAGTACCATGGAGGAGGTATCGGGAACGGGGACGGTGGCTCGGCCTCGCTCTTCGAGCCGCGGCCGGAGGAGACACCGGTGAGCCGGAGGAacgatcgcggcggcggcggcggcgggcgcgagcCGCCGGAGAAGCGGCTCACGCTGTTCGCTCTCCGCCTCGCCGTGCTCGAGAAGGCGGCGAGCGGGCTCGGGAAGCTAGACTTCGTGTGGGCGACGGTGGTGCTCCTCGGCGGCTTCGCGAGCGCGCTCAGCACCACCGACTTCTGGTGCGTCACCGTCATCCTCGTTGGCTCCGGGGCGCGCGTCTTCGGCCGCAGCCACGAGCTGGAGTGGCAGCACCGCTCTACGctcacctcctccaccgccggtgGCGCGCTGCGCTCCACCTCCCGCCGCTTGCTCCGCAGCCTCGGGCACTCTCCCGCCGCCAAcccgaccgacgacggcggcgcccgtGGCAGTGCGACCGAGACGCAGTTCCAGCACCAGATCGTCGCTCGCACGAAGCAGCGCGTTTGGCACGTGCCCGACGTGTCGCTACTCCCCTACACCGGCAGGTTGTTCGTCTCCAAGAACATCGGGAGGCTCTTCAGCTGGCTGCAGGTGCTCTCCGCCTTGGCCTGCGTCGCGCTCTCGGTGATGCGCCTATGGCGgcacgacttcggcggcgaccAGCCCAACAAGCGGCCGGCGCTACTGCTGTTCTACACGTTGGCGTTGATCGAGGCGCTCATCTTCCTGCTCGAGCAGGCGTACTGGGTATGGATGTTCTCCCGGCAGAATCTGATCAAGACGGTGAGCGACGACTGCAAGCTCGGAGAGTACTACGGCCCCGACTCGCTCAAGCGCTTCTTCTTCGACGCCTACTCCCGCTGCATCACGGGGAGCATCTTCGACGGCACCAAGATGGACCTCGTCACCTTCGCCGAGGAGCTCATCCTGTCAGAGTTCCTCGGCAATCAGCTCATCGGCGTGCGCATCCTGCAGCAGTTCACCACCGAGGGCTCATCGGCCAACGCCGGGGAATCCAATCTCAACACGCTGCGCAACGTTGGCACGAACGCTCGCTCCATCGAGCGGCTCGTGGAGATGATCAACTGGAAGAGccccggggaggaggaggtgcgccGGTGCGCGGCCGAGGTGTTGTCCAAGCTCGCCGACAAGAGCCGGAACGCGCTCCGCGTGTCCGGCATCCCTGGCGCCATCGAGTCCGTCATGTCCCTGCTCTACACCGACGAGAGCGCGCCGGACTCCGCGGCGCCACACGacgtctcgccggcggcgcggagctaCGATCACCAGCAGTTCAAACTGCTCGGCCTGCTCATCCTCAAGAGGATCGCCAGGGACCACGACAACTGCGGCAAGATTGGGAACACCCGCGGCCTCCTCTCCAAGATCATCGAGCTCACGGACGCGTCGCCGGAGCTGCTCCACAACACGCGGGCGCCGGAGTCGCCGGTTCGCATCGTGAGGCGCGCGCTCAAGGTCGTCAAGATTCTGGTGTCCGCGACGAGCAGCACCGGCAAGATGCTCCGGCAGGAAGTCGCCGATAACGTGTTCACGGTGAGCAACCTGCGCGGCGTCCTGCAGCACGGGCAGCAGCACACGGCTCTGCAGAAGCTGGCCACGGAAATACTGTCGCACCTGGCCATGGACGCCAAGGGCAAGCAGGTGATCGTGGGCACCGGTGGGGTGGTCAAGCTGCTGCTGTCGATATTCGTCAACGGCGAGAAGGAGCTcggcgcggaggccggcgaggcgCTGGCGATGCTGGCGCTGGAGAGCCAGGCGAGCTGCGCGGCGATCCTCAAACAGGATGACGTGCTCGACCACCTCATGTCGGCgctggagggcgacggcgggccgCGTCGCCTGAACGCGGCGAGGGTGCTGCGCAACCTGTGCGCGTACGCCGGCGAGAAGCATCGGCGGCGCCTCTCCACGGTGACCAAAGCGATGCCTACG GCCACCATGACGGGGAGCGAGAGGACCCTCGAGGTGTTCGTCGGCCTGACGGTGCAGATCTGCAAGTTCATCGACGGCGTTcggttcgccggcgagctgtgCGGCGCCGGCATCGACGAGAGAAGCTACGTGGAGCGGCTGGCGAGCATCCTGCGGGAGCACCGGTACCCGGACATCACGGTGCCCCGGATGCGGCGGTTCGTGGTGCAGCAGGCCATCTGGCTCATGacctcgtcctccgccgccgccgcctccgccgccgctggcgcagACTACGTATCGCTTCTCCGGGAGGCCGGGATGGAGCGGCTGCTGGAGTCCATCGCCGACACCACGTCGGAGCTGGAGTGCTACCACGCGTTCTCCGGCAGCGTGGGCATCAGCAAGCACCGGGAGAgcttctccgccgccgtggacgccgcactcgagctgctcggcggcgatggagctCGAGCTGAGGCCTGA